A genomic window from Anthocerotibacter panamensis C109 includes:
- the crtA gene encoding cyanoexosortase A translates to MNRAALPLTAYFQDSKYWLFSTAITLMCLHLTLLWKVSSNFDYLSISLLFEGTALYLLYQKRDQIQVEGGPLAYLIGLTLIGLVLMRALFNPWFGPFLQITPFLGGLGLALIAGKPRQYWRELVIFALVGGQIPFSGFILKVVNIPVHAAQFSTFLLWYLGYPVTRQGANVALPTGSILVNPGCAGIDIIYVLLGLTVLFVLLVPLDWRYRLILPGIAYLLAFTVNGVRVALLAVLQASGDKLAFEYWHMGDGASLFSIVSLVGFGWVLRYFARLEPPSLLKTP, encoded by the coding sequence ATGAATCGTGCTGCCCTTCCCCTAACCGCCTACTTTCAGGATTCAAAGTATTGGCTCTTCAGCACAGCTATTACCCTGATGTGCCTTCATTTGACCCTCCTTTGGAAGGTTAGTAGCAACTTTGACTATCTCAGTATCAGCCTTCTCTTTGAAGGTACCGCCCTATACCTGCTGTACCAGAAGCGGGATCAGATCCAGGTGGAAGGGGGTCCACTCGCCTACCTAATCGGTCTGACGCTGATCGGACTGGTGCTGATGCGAGCCTTGTTCAACCCCTGGTTTGGCCCTTTCCTGCAAATCACGCCTTTTTTGGGCGGGCTGGGTTTAGCGCTGATAGCGGGCAAACCTAGACAGTACTGGCGTGAATTGGTCATCTTTGCACTGGTTGGCGGGCAGATCCCCTTCAGCGGATTCATCCTCAAGGTCGTCAATATTCCCGTTCATGCGGCCCAATTCAGTACTTTCCTGTTGTGGTACCTGGGTTATCCTGTGACCCGTCAAGGGGCAAACGTTGCGCTGCCTACGGGCTCCATCCTGGTCAACCCTGGCTGTGCAGGCATTGATATCATCTATGTGCTTTTGGGCCTTACCGTGCTCTTTGTGCTTTTGGTGCCCCTCGACTGGCGCTATCGGCTGATTCTGCCGGGAATAGCCTACCTCCTTGCCTTTACAGTAAACGGAGTGCGTGTGGCACTGCTTGCAGTCCTCCAGGCTAGTGGTGACAAGCTAGCCTTTGAATACTGGCATATGGGGGATGGGGCGAGTTTGTTCTCGATTGTCTCGCTGGTAGGTTTTGGGTGGGTGCTGCGCTACTTTGCCCGTCTAGAGCCTCCCTCCTTGCTCAAAACACCATGA
- the ftsH gene encoding ATP-dependent zinc metalloprotease FtsH encodes MNDNNKKSPNNWRNTGLYILLAIVVVSLATAFFNGSASDNRKEIAYSEFLKRAQTGGVASTEFAADNTRANVTLKDGSVVKVTLPPFDTQIFALLQKAGVSYQIRSDNNSSAWFQMLGTFLFPLLLLGGLFFLLRRAQGGPGNQAMNFGKSKARVHMEQQTKTTFQDVAGVDEAKLELTEVVDFLKNRDRFDALGAKIPRGVLLVGPPGTGKTLLAKAVAGEAGVPFFSISGSEFVEMFVGVGASRVRDLFEQAKKNAPCIVFIDEIDAVGRQRGAGLGGGNDEREQTLNQLLVEMDGFEGNSGVIILAATNRPDVLDAALLRPGRFDRQVVVDRPDFKGRYEVLKVHARGKTLAKDVDVQKVARRTPGFTGADLANLLNEAAILAARRNLTEISMDEINDAIDRVLAGPEKKNRTMGERTRQLIAYHEVGHALLGRMLANHEPVQKISIIPRGMAAGLTWFTPSDDDMLVSRAQLMDRMVAALGGRVAEELVYGSDEVTTGAGNDLERVASMARTMVTRFGMSDAVGPLALGRQGGSMFMGRDIMAERDFSEQTAQLIDAEVRRLVDGSYSRARQLLGSERGTLDRVTEVLMKRETLDAEELEQVIEEYERGQKQAV; translated from the coding sequence GTGAACGACAACAACAAAAAGTCTCCCAACAACTGGCGCAATACCGGCCTCTATATCCTCCTGGCTATTGTCGTCGTCTCCCTCGCCACTGCTTTCTTCAACGGCTCCGCCAGCGATAACCGCAAGGAAATCGCCTACTCCGAATTCCTCAAACGCGCCCAGACCGGCGGCGTCGCCTCGACGGAGTTCGCTGCTGACAATACCCGCGCCAATGTCACCCTCAAAGATGGCTCGGTGGTCAAGGTCACCTTGCCGCCTTTCGACACGCAGATTTTCGCTCTGCTCCAGAAAGCAGGCGTCAGCTATCAGATCCGCAGCGACAACAATTCCTCCGCTTGGTTCCAGATGCTCGGGACTTTTTTGTTCCCGCTGTTGCTGTTGGGCGGCTTGTTTTTCCTGTTGCGCCGCGCACAGGGTGGACCGGGCAATCAGGCGATGAACTTTGGTAAATCCAAGGCTCGCGTGCACATGGAGCAGCAGACCAAGACCACATTTCAGGATGTGGCAGGCGTCGATGAGGCCAAGCTGGAGCTGACGGAAGTGGTGGACTTTTTGAAGAACCGGGACCGCTTCGATGCTTTGGGGGCGAAGATCCCGCGTGGGGTGCTTTTGGTCGGCCCGCCCGGAACGGGTAAGACGCTGTTGGCGAAGGCGGTAGCGGGGGAGGCGGGAGTGCCCTTCTTCTCGATATCGGGGTCGGAGTTTGTGGAGATGTTTGTCGGGGTGGGCGCGTCACGGGTGCGCGACTTGTTTGAGCAGGCGAAGAAGAATGCACCGTGCATTGTGTTCATCGACGAGATTGACGCAGTGGGCCGACAGCGCGGAGCGGGGCTGGGCGGAGGCAATGACGAGCGTGAGCAGACCTTGAACCAATTGCTGGTGGAGATGGACGGGTTCGAGGGCAACAGTGGGGTGATTATCCTGGCGGCGACGAACCGACCGGATGTGCTGGATGCGGCGTTGCTCCGACCGGGTCGCTTTGACCGGCAGGTGGTGGTGGACCGTCCCGATTTCAAGGGGCGCTATGAAGTATTGAAGGTGCACGCACGGGGCAAAACGCTGGCGAAGGATGTGGATGTGCAGAAAGTGGCGCGGCGCACTCCGGGGTTCACGGGTGCGGACTTGGCGAATCTGCTCAATGAGGCGGCGATTCTCGCGGCGCGGCGCAACCTGACAGAGATCTCGATGGATGAGATTAACGATGCGATAGACCGGGTGCTGGCGGGTCCAGAGAAGAAGAACCGGACGATGGGGGAGCGCACGCGGCAGTTGATAGCGTATCACGAGGTAGGGCATGCCTTGTTGGGCCGGATGCTGGCGAATCATGAGCCGGTGCAGAAGATAAGCATCATCCCGCGGGGGATGGCTGCGGGGTTGACGTGGTTCACGCCGAGTGATGACGACATGTTGGTGTCGCGTGCACAGTTGATGGACCGGATGGTGGCAGCGTTGGGTGGTCGGGTGGCGGAGGAGTTGGTGTATGGTTCGGACGAGGTGACGACCGGAGCGGGCAACGACCTGGAGCGGGTGGCGTCGATGGCGCGGACGATGGTGACGCGCTTCGGGATGAGCGATGCGGTAGGCCCCTTGGCGTTGGGTCGGCAGGGTGGCTCGATGTTCATGGGTCGGGACATCATGGCGGAGCGGGACTTCAGCGAGCAGACTGCGCAGTTGATAGATGCGGAAGTGCGGCGGTTGGTGGATGGGTCGTACAGTCGTGCGCGGCAGTTGCTCGGGTCCGAGCGTGGGACGTTGGACCGGGTGACGGAGGTGCTGATGAAGCGCGAGACGCTGGATGCGGAGGAGTTGGAGCAGGTGATAGAGGAGTATGAGCGGGGTCAGAAGCAGGCAGTGTAA
- a CDS encoding sigma-70 family RNA polymerase sigma factor has protein sequence MNSAALDSVGLYLQQLRTQTLLTTQEEIRLGRQVEAWLALKNPDLSRHGAMIRAGQQAKRTLIQANLRLVVAIAKKYQGRGLALADLIQEGNLGLERAALKFDTHKGFRFATYATWWIRQAIVRAIDQQGRVVRLPNHLHDKQRLLNRTVEQLNRTLGHLPKRQEVSAASGLKVHQIQQVQESFQPVASLDSPLSAHQEDLSLGDSLAANAETPLDAAIRRETRSRLHHALGQLPDHYSRVIALRYGLGSETPCTVAQTARELGMSRKVVQSMEQQALRQLSTQLSL, from the coding sequence ATGAATTCAGCAGCTCTAGACAGTGTCGGATTGTACCTCCAGCAACTACGGACCCAGACGCTTCTGACGACCCAGGAAGAAATTCGCCTGGGTCGCCAGGTGGAAGCTTGGCTCGCCCTCAAAAATCCCGACTTGAGCCGCCATGGAGCGATGATCCGGGCAGGACAACAGGCCAAGCGCACCTTGATCCAGGCCAACCTACGCTTGGTGGTTGCGATTGCCAAGAAGTACCAAGGCCGGGGTCTGGCCCTAGCTGACCTTATTCAGGAAGGCAATCTGGGTCTGGAGCGAGCCGCTCTGAAGTTTGATACCCACAAAGGCTTCCGTTTTGCTACTTATGCAACGTGGTGGATTCGTCAGGCCATTGTCCGGGCCATTGACCAGCAAGGCCGGGTCGTGCGCCTGCCCAACCACCTGCACGACAAGCAGCGCCTGCTCAACCGCACAGTCGAACAGTTGAACCGTACCCTGGGTCACCTACCTAAGCGTCAGGAAGTGAGCGCGGCTAGCGGGCTTAAGGTTCATCAGATCCAGCAGGTCCAGGAATCTTTTCAGCCTGTGGCTTCCCTCGACAGTCCCCTAAGTGCTCATCAGGAAGATCTTTCCTTGGGCGATTCCCTCGCTGCGAATGCGGAGACTCCCCTCGATGCAGCCATTCGCCGGGAGACCCGGTCCCGCCTGCACCACGCTCTAGGTCAGCTCCCCGACCACTACAGCCGCGTGATTGCTCTGCGCTATGGCCTCGGCTCCGAAACCCCCTGCACCGTGGCCCAAACCGCGCGCGAATTGGGGATGAGCCGTAAGGTCGTCCAGAGTATGGAACAACAGGCGCTCCGACAGTTGAGCACCCAACTGAGCTTATAG
- a CDS encoding single-stranded DNA-binding protein, translating into MNSAYTPDQARRRYALLNKVMVIGRLVKDAEVRYIDSASGAGALQLTTFTLALDGAANYGQETAFIDFSHFGEFLVAEHLLKGRLVYVEGHITQQRKEVDGQKRTFTNFQCDRLQLLSARPSGEVHEEPEEEELPQALKTPASPNTLLAQTLVKHYGPMEEWSGKQVGSLIRWLKEKSGVAADRVSLEGFQAQIERLSPTQAQKVIDDLTSAFAHKSA; encoded by the coding sequence ATGAACAGCGCTTACACCCCTGACCAAGCCCGCCGCCGTTACGCCCTGCTCAACAAAGTCATGGTCATTGGTCGTCTCGTTAAAGACGCCGAAGTCCGCTATATCGATTCTGCCAGTGGTGCCGGGGCGCTCCAGTTGACCACCTTCACCCTCGCACTCGATGGAGCCGCCAACTACGGTCAGGAAACCGCCTTCATTGATTTTTCGCACTTCGGGGAATTTCTGGTGGCAGAGCACCTGTTGAAGGGCCGTCTGGTCTACGTCGAAGGACATATTACCCAACAGCGCAAGGAAGTAGACGGCCAGAAACGCACCTTCACCAACTTCCAGTGCGACCGCCTGCAACTGCTCTCGGCTCGCCCTAGCGGTGAAGTACACGAAGAGCCCGAAGAGGAAGAGCTACCGCAGGCCCTCAAGACTCCCGCCTCCCCCAATACACTCTTGGCCCAGACGTTGGTCAAGCACTACGGCCCGATGGAAGAGTGGTCCGGTAAGCAGGTGGGTTCGCTCATCCGCTGGCTCAAGGAGAAGTCTGGGGTCGCCGCCGACCGGGTTTCCCTGGAAGGTTTCCAGGCCCAGATCGAACGCCTCTCGCCCACCCAAGCCCAAAAAGTCATCGACGACCTGACCAGCGCCTTTGCGCACAAATCCGCCTAG
- a CDS encoding acetate/propionate family kinase, with amino-acid sequence MNILILNAGSSSEKCALYPLERNPPSEPVWTGTLDWAQGGVKLLVKVPQGVVLANVLPCNERAHLLTHLLKTLWSGPHRVLEDPSAIAIVGHRVVHGGPDYRESTLVTPRVQAAIDQYTPFAPNHNPAARAGMAVIEQLLPDTPQVAVFDTAFHRTLPPTATLYPGPYSWLERGIFRYGFHGISHEYAAQQTAYILGQELEHLRLIVCHLGHGSSLAAIHRGQSIDTTMGFTPLEGLMMGTRSGSVDPGVLIHLIREDSLDADALDRLLNQESGLLGISGRSGDMRDILEGKKDGDPRAVLAFDLYIHHVRAYIGAMLAALGGVDALVFTGGVAEQVCEVRAKACAAFAFLGLTLDAEKNARSPQNQDIAAPDSKVRVVLVQACEAWVIARECWRLSRVLGLQA; translated from the coding sequence ATGAATATTCTGATCCTGAATGCTGGTTCTAGCAGTGAAAAATGTGCGCTCTACCCCTTGGAACGCAACCCGCCCTCAGAGCCAGTCTGGACAGGGACCCTCGATTGGGCGCAAGGAGGGGTAAAACTGCTGGTCAAAGTTCCCCAAGGAGTGGTCCTAGCCAACGTACTCCCTTGTAACGAGCGTGCCCATCTCCTCACCCACCTACTCAAAACCCTCTGGAGCGGACCCCATCGCGTCCTCGAAGACCCCTCAGCCATTGCTATAGTCGGGCATCGGGTAGTCCACGGGGGGCCGGATTATCGAGAGAGCACCCTGGTCACCCCCCGAGTCCAGGCAGCGATTGACCAATATACGCCGTTCGCACCCAACCATAACCCGGCGGCTCGCGCTGGAATGGCGGTAATCGAACAGCTTCTGCCGGATACCCCTCAGGTGGCCGTATTCGATACTGCCTTTCACCGCACCTTGCCTCCTACGGCAACGCTCTATCCCGGTCCCTATAGCTGGTTGGAGCGGGGCATCTTCCGCTATGGCTTTCATGGGATCAGCCACGAGTACGCAGCCCAGCAGACGGCCTACATTTTAGGGCAGGAGCTGGAGCATCTGCGCCTTATCGTCTGCCATCTGGGGCACGGTTCCTCGCTAGCAGCTATCCATCGCGGTCAGAGTATCGATACCACCATGGGGTTCACGCCCCTGGAAGGTCTGATGATGGGCACGCGCTCCGGTTCTGTAGACCCCGGAGTACTGATTCACCTAATCCGCGAAGATAGCTTGGATGCCGATGCCCTAGACCGCTTGCTCAATCAGGAATCGGGGCTATTGGGCATCTCGGGCCGTTCTGGGGATATGCGGGATATCCTAGAGGGCAAAAAAGATGGCGACCCCCGTGCTGTCCTGGCCTTCGACCTCTACATCCATCATGTGCGGGCCTATATTGGCGCGATGCTGGCAGCCTTGGGAGGGGTGGATGCGCTGGTCTTCACCGGAGGGGTAGCAGAACAGGTCTGTGAAGTCCGCGCCAAAGCCTGTGCCGCCTTCGCCTTTTTGGGGCTCACCCTCGACGCCGAAAAAAATGCCCGCTCCCCCCAAAACCAAGACATTGCTGCCCCTGATTCAAAAGTGCGGGTCGTCCTGGTACAGGCATGCGAAGCGTGGGTCATCGCCCGAGAATGCTGGCGCTTGTCGCGAGTCTTGGGGCTACAAGCTTAA
- a CDS encoding tetratricopeptide repeat protein has product MPPSPQQTSSDAQLQNVQELEQTLAAVRQRGSRVGEASALNALGVAYRHQGRWQEAIACCQQALDLYQSLKDRYGEGSTLNHLGTVYRLQNRWQEATACYQQALGVFRALGDRHEEEAALTNLGAVYGNESSWEEAIARFEQALQTARALGDRHREGLAFNQLGLVYRNQEYWGDAVACFEQALAVFRALQNRSGEGLALGNLGGVFTSQGSWAQGKDCLEQTLTIYRELGDRHGEASALANLSIFYRKQEHWEEATRYCEQALSIFRALGGRTEEGQTLANLGAIYGSQHRWTEATVCFEQSLTILRKLGDRHGEGQLLVNLGILHQRQRAWVKAVTTWQEALTKLHPDSPEYRQLHQALNG; this is encoded by the coding sequence ATGCCGCCATCTCCCCAACAGACTTCCAGTGATGCCCAACTTCAGAACGTGCAGGAACTTGAGCAGACTTTAGCCGCAGTGCGCCAGCGTGGTTCGCGCGTGGGGGAGGCCAGTGCCCTCAATGCTCTGGGAGTGGCTTACCGCCATCAAGGCCGCTGGCAAGAGGCTATCGCCTGCTGCCAACAAGCCTTGGACCTCTATCAAAGTTTGAAGGACCGCTATGGAGAAGGGAGCACCCTCAACCATTTGGGTACGGTCTACCGCCTGCAAAACCGCTGGCAAGAGGCTACCGCCTGCTACCAACAAGCCCTAGGGGTCTTTCGCGCGTTGGGGGACCGCCATGAGGAGGAAGCGGCACTCACAAATCTGGGTGCGGTCTATGGTAATGAAAGTAGCTGGGAGGAAGCCATCGCCCGCTTTGAACAAGCCCTCCAGACAGCCCGAGCGCTGGGGGACCGCCATCGCGAGGGACTCGCATTTAATCAGCTGGGCCTTGTCTACCGCAATCAGGAGTATTGGGGGGATGCAGTCGCTTGTTTTGAACAGGCTCTAGCGGTATTTCGGGCCTTGCAAAACCGCTCAGGCGAAGGGTTGGCCCTAGGCAACTTAGGGGGCGTCTTTACCAGTCAGGGTAGCTGGGCACAGGGCAAGGACTGCCTCGAACAGACGCTAACCATCTATCGAGAACTTGGGGACCGCCATGGAGAGGCCAGCGCCCTCGCCAACCTCAGTATTTTTTACCGCAAGCAGGAGCATTGGGAGGAGGCTACCCGTTACTGCGAGCAAGCCTTGAGCATCTTCCGGGCGTTGGGTGGCCGCACGGAGGAAGGGCAGACCCTCGCCAATCTAGGTGCTATCTATGGCAGCCAGCATCGTTGGACCGAAGCTACGGTCTGTTTTGAACAGTCCCTGACGATTCTGCGCAAGCTGGGCGACCGCCATGGAGAGGGGCAGCTTTTAGTGAATCTAGGCATTCTCCATCAGCGTCAGCGTGCCTGGGTAAAAGCTGTCACGACTTGGCAAGAAGCTCTGACCAAGCTCCATCCCGATTCCCCGGAATACCGACAGCTCCACCAAGCCTTAAATGGATGA
- the tatB gene encoding Sec-independent protein translocase protein TatB, whose amino-acid sequence MDGIFGVGPLELGMIGIVALLVFGPKRLPELGRTVGQITRKVRNASRQFQDEFQRELDAVDLKEDPKD is encoded by the coding sequence ATGGATGGCATTTTTGGTGTTGGTCCTCTAGAACTAGGGATGATTGGAATTGTGGCTCTGTTGGTCTTCGGGCCAAAGCGTTTGCCGGAATTGGGGCGGACCGTAGGTCAGATCACCCGGAAGGTCCGCAATGCCTCCCGCCAATTCCAGGATGAATTTCAGCGAGAATTGGACGCAGTAGACCTCAAAGAAGACCCTAAAGACTAG
- a CDS encoding ATP phosphoribosyltransferase regulatory subunit, with amino-acid sequence MDYLPSAYYLRQKVSRQLAEHFERYGYQGIELPILEDVDLHLRKTGQGVRRWLYRFQDRHDRELCLRPEITASVMRALLPDLDPSLLPLRLHYQGAVFRQNQEPQQMTQVGVELIGAAAGELAEAECIQMAFTGLKEDLRLDDLQLVMSDMGTVIQMAQRWIPDARYQDFVIESYSNLGRDLPTVEALTQRLGELGLLTPDDPLPASQKQLAELLSRLGADQSRVLLKGLLEVLQVPTEGSRDMEEMVQRLIAKLDRETHQTGVRHFVQAVQDLAQVQGPAPQALQQFAAFLSTYTLDLAPYHSLQTLLGYLTQGALPQDALSLDALSLDFSFGRTLHYYSGLIFEIRHRGVTLCGGGRYDGLLRSLGSAVECPAFGFSYNLEAICQALTADNPPPARTWQLPHFVQVLLCPESVADYGPTLHLAQQLRTNRLRVQVQAQFGYHPEESREALAVVVLVGQRATLYPPKGAAPQSLPVAALLPTLTALFS; translated from the coding sequence GTGGATTATTTGCCCAGTGCCTACTACCTGCGCCAAAAAGTTAGTCGGCAGTTAGCCGAGCACTTTGAGCGCTACGGCTACCAGGGGATCGAGTTGCCGATCCTCGAAGACGTAGACCTCCACCTGCGCAAAACCGGCCAGGGCGTGCGCCGGTGGCTCTATAGGTTCCAGGACCGCCATGACCGGGAACTGTGCCTGCGCCCGGAGATCACCGCTTCTGTGATGCGGGCGCTCCTGCCTGATCTGGACCCTAGCCTCCTGCCCTTACGCCTGCACTACCAGGGAGCGGTCTTCCGCCAGAATCAAGAACCCCAGCAGATGACTCAGGTGGGCGTGGAATTGATCGGGGCAGCGGCGGGGGAGTTAGCTGAGGCGGAATGCATCCAGATGGCCTTCACTGGCCTCAAAGAAGACCTACGGCTCGACGATTTGCAGTTGGTCATGAGTGATATGGGTACCGTGATTCAGATGGCCCAACGCTGGATCCCTGACGCACGCTACCAGGATTTTGTCATTGAGAGCTACAGTAATTTGGGCCGAGACCTGCCCACCGTGGAGGCTCTGACCCAACGACTCGGGGAGTTGGGTCTGCTGACTCCCGACGACCCCTTGCCCGCCAGCCAGAAACAACTGGCCGAATTGTTGTCCAGGCTGGGAGCCGACCAGAGCCGTGTACTCCTCAAGGGCCTACTCGAAGTCCTCCAAGTCCCGACTGAGGGCTCGCGGGATATGGAGGAGATGGTCCAGCGCCTGATTGCCAAACTTGACCGGGAGACCCACCAGACCGGGGTACGTCATTTTGTCCAAGCCGTGCAAGACCTAGCTCAAGTTCAGGGACCTGCGCCTCAAGCGCTCCAGCAATTTGCTGCGTTCCTAAGCACCTACACGTTGGACCTAGCTCCCTACCACTCCCTGCAAACCCTGTTGGGCTACCTTACGCAGGGAGCCTTGCCCCAGGATGCCCTAAGTCTGGATGCCTTGAGCCTGGACTTTAGTTTTGGGCGGACCCTGCATTACTACAGTGGGCTCATCTTCGAGATCCGGCACCGGGGCGTGACGCTGTGTGGGGGTGGGCGCTACGATGGGCTGTTGCGTAGCCTCGGCTCGGCGGTGGAGTGCCCCGCCTTTGGTTTTTCCTACAATCTGGAGGCTATCTGTCAGGCACTGACCGCTGACAACCCGCCCCCTGCGCGTACATGGCAACTTCCCCATTTCGTCCAGGTTTTGCTCTGCCCTGAGTCGGTTGCGGACTATGGCCCCACCCTCCACCTCGCCCAACAATTGCGCACCAATAGACTCCGAGTCCAGGTACAAGCCCAGTTTGGCTACCATCCCGAGGAGTCGCGCGAAGCCCTGGCGGTGGTGGTCCTCGTGGGGCAGCGTGCCACCCTCTATCCGCCCAAAGGTGCCGCGCCCCAAAGCCTGCCCGTCGCCGCTCTCCTGCCCACCCTCACCGCCCTTTTCTCATGA
- the hisG gene encoding ATP phosphoribosyltransferase: MTHPLLIALPSKGTLYDSTLALLKNCGLSVSSTAERSYEATIPNLRDTAILYQRATEIPLKVEEQTVDLGITGLDLVEERGEQVRNLVVLIENLGFGRADLVLAVPQNWIDVTHVRDLVDLSLRWRKQGRPLRIATKFSHLTTEFLEKQGLSHFLLVPSDGATEIAPKLGDADLIADTVTTGNTLRANGLRPIYPAIRSSQACLVAHRRLAEEKLPQVTELLDRVESYLRAGSFYQVEAIPEVPLAAEHLAALQQLSRAAHTRDGLLSFVVTEKKLYPLIEKLRFLGCKDMPVIPIKYFFEGGIQALKKLKEARE, encoded by the coding sequence ATGACCCATCCCTTATTGATTGCCCTGCCCAGCAAGGGCACCCTTTACGACAGCACTCTGGCGCTACTCAAAAACTGTGGTCTATCCGTCAGCAGCACTGCCGAACGTAGCTACGAAGCGACCATTCCCAACCTCCGGGACACAGCCATCCTCTACCAGCGGGCCACAGAGATCCCGCTCAAGGTCGAGGAACAGACGGTAGACTTGGGCATCACTGGGTTGGATCTGGTCGAGGAACGGGGCGAGCAGGTCCGCAATCTGGTGGTCTTGATTGAGAATCTGGGCTTTGGACGCGCGGATCTGGTCCTGGCTGTCCCCCAAAACTGGATCGACGTCACCCATGTCCGCGATCTGGTGGACCTGAGCCTGCGCTGGCGCAAACAGGGCCGTCCTTTACGGATTGCCACCAAGTTTAGCCACCTGACGACCGAGTTTTTAGAGAAACAGGGCTTGAGTCATTTTTTATTGGTGCCTTCGGACGGGGCTACTGAAATCGCACCCAAACTCGGTGATGCCGACCTCATCGCCGACACCGTCACCACAGGTAATACCCTGCGTGCCAATGGCCTGAGACCCATCTATCCGGCTATTCGTTCTTCGCAAGCTTGTCTGGTTGCCCATCGCCGCCTCGCCGAAGAGAAACTCCCTCAGGTCACAGAACTGCTAGATCGGGTGGAGAGCTACCTCAGAGCGGGTTCTTTTTATCAAGTCGAGGCCATCCCTGAAGTTCCTCTGGCTGCCGAACACCTAGCCGCGCTCCAACAACTCAGCCGCGCCGCCCACACCCGCGACGGGCTCCTCTCCTTTGTCGTCACCGAAAAGAAGCTTTATCCTCTGATCGAGAAATTGCGCTTCCTGGGCTGTAAAGACATGCCGGTAATCCCGATCAAGTACTTTTTTGAAGGCGGTATTCAGGCGCTGAAGAAGTTGAAGGAAGCGCGGGAATAA
- a CDS encoding quinone-dependent dihydroorotate dehydrogenase codes for MGLYSQLVRPLLFATTDAEWAHGLSLDWVERLGSVPGLKNFMAQQCCWIDPRLETRQWGLSFANPLGLAAGLDKHGQGVGVWEALGFGWAEIGTVTRHPQPGNERPRLFRLPEDRAVINRMGFNNRGAEALALKLPNRTSKIPLGINLGKSKTTALQDAPEDYHFSFRTLYEYGDYFVVNVSSPNTPGLRELQKATFLTEILTTLQAANFKQKPILVKIAPDLEDAQLVEIAGVVQDLGLAGIIATNTTLARSSSLRGRHRGETGGLSGAPLASRANQVIHRLWQETGGQVPIVGVGGIMEAEDAWQKILHGASLLQLYTGWVYGGPLVVRRILTGLSARCDRLGLNHLSELVGQRRVD; via the coding sequence ATGGGTCTCTATAGCCAACTGGTGCGCCCCCTCCTCTTTGCCACTACCGATGCCGAGTGGGCGCACGGATTGAGCCTGGATTGGGTGGAGCGGCTGGGATCAGTGCCGGGGCTCAAAAATTTCATGGCGCAACAGTGCTGCTGGATAGACCCGCGCCTGGAGACTCGGCAATGGGGTTTGTCCTTTGCCAATCCACTGGGGCTGGCAGCGGGGTTGGACAAGCATGGGCAAGGGGTGGGCGTCTGGGAAGCCTTGGGCTTTGGGTGGGCAGAGATCGGCACCGTGACGCGCCATCCGCAGCCCGGAAATGAGCGTCCGCGCCTGTTTCGTCTGCCCGAAGACCGGGCAGTAATCAACCGGATGGGCTTTAACAACCGGGGTGCTGAGGCTTTGGCCCTAAAGTTGCCTAACCGTACCAGTAAAATTCCTCTGGGTATTAACCTGGGCAAATCCAAGACTACAGCCCTACAGGACGCGCCCGAGGACTATCACTTTAGCTTCCGAACGCTCTATGAATACGGTGATTACTTCGTGGTAAATGTCAGCTCCCCCAACACCCCTGGACTCCGCGAGCTGCAAAAGGCGACCTTTTTGACAGAGATTTTGACGACTTTGCAAGCTGCAAATTTCAAGCAGAAACCTATCCTGGTCAAGATTGCCCCGGATCTAGAAGATGCCCAATTGGTAGAGATTGCAGGGGTGGTTCAGGATTTGGGGTTGGCGGGAATTATCGCCACCAATACTACGCTCGCTCGCTCCTCTAGCCTGCGGGGTCGCCATCGGGGTGAAACCGGCGGCTTGAGCGGGGCTCCCCTGGCGAGCCGTGCCAATCAGGTCATCCACCGGCTGTGGCAAGAGACCGGAGGGCAGGTCCCCATTGTCGGGGTGGGCGGCATTATGGAGGCTGAAGATGCGTGGCAAAAAATCCTGCACGGGGCGAGTCTGCTGCAACTCTATACCGGCTGGGTCTATGGCGGACCTCTGGTCGTCCGCCGCATTTTGACAGGCTTGAGCGCACGCTGTGACCGATTGGGCTTAAATCACCTGTCGGAGCTGGTGGGACAGCGGCGGGTAGACTGA